The DNA segment AGTTTCTTCAACAACAGCGTTGCGGATAATATATTTAGCAAGACGACAGCCACAACCAGTGTCACTAACCCTTCCTGTTCCTCGGCTGGTGGTAGCGGTAGCACTCCTGGCTCTGGTGTACGTTGTCCTGGGTGCCACCAACAGCCTGTCACTaacctcttcttcttcctcagctgatggtggtggtggcactcctGTCTCTGGTGTACGTGGCAGTGGCACTACCCTACCTTACTAACGGACATGGTGGCAGATTAGGACACGACGGAGGATACGGGATTGGACACGGTCCTCTCGGTAATCTGTAAGTATTTTTATATCTACAAAACTTTTATGTCTTATTTAGTAAATAAATATTTGACTTAAATTGTGCCATAACTTAAACTAACTTGAAGAGTAATTCAACTTGGAGATCTTTACAGGGTCCATGGGCCAGCTTACCGACCATCAGATCATTCTATCACCCATCACTATGGATAGAACATGATGCTGTCTTTAACCTGACAGTTGATATTGGTGCATAATGGGTGCCGGAGGGCGAATGAATGTCCACCTTCAACTCTTCTCATATCCAAAACATTCCTTCTATTCCTCAAGATGAGGAATTGACACTgtgattataaatatatttttgtaataaaatTTGTGTTGTTAACTTTCATTTTTACTGATCAGGTGGCGGCGGCAATTGTCCGGGGAATACTGATGTTGGAAAACTTGGATTAATAACGAAAGCCTTTCTAAGTATGAGGAAGAAATTACAATGTTTTCAGTAAAATTGTTAGAAATGAAGCACTTAAATGAATGGGTTTTAGCTCATGGCTTACCTTCTGATTTAAAAACAATTCTAAAAGCTGGAACATTGGTAAAAAAATAAATGTGGAAATAGAGATAACATATTTTAAAGAATTCTGTAAACTCTACTTTCTTTAGAAACACAAACATAAGAAATTCCAACAAAGTATAAACAAGCAAActtcacttgttgaagtttgtgaaaagatacgaaaaatctctagaagcaacccaaccaaacaacagcaccacagcccactataacaagcaaacattctcattaatcaatgggcactaacatcgttacaactcactcccaattaacatacagcaccaaCTTAGAGAATCACGCCACAACAGACaaggaaccatcaatcttgcctgtacagctattttCGTGTTGGATCCTAATTATGTATTTGATTGGAAATTAAATCATACACTACAGGTGGGCAAATTACCTGTTCCTGGAGagaacggtattacttacagtttactaagattagtctcacaagtaccaggtaatccacgttTAGTATTATACAGaacgagtttaagtgaaggagtattgccAGATGATTGGACAAAGTGTCATTTTTCCTATCCCCCAAACCAcattcagataattatagacccttatctctaacatcgtgtgtttctaAAATGCTTGAATGCATTGTCCTTAACCGATTTATGTAtcctatacaggggcacctgtaacCTCaaatgtttggatttatgcctgggctcagttcaGAACACTGTTCTGCTGAATACTTCGCTCATACTGAAGCTTCCCTTaaagcagtcttcatcgacctacagcagcttttgatacagcaaacagggaaATCATAACAGAACAGCTTGCTGATCTAGGAATACAAGGGAAATggctaaagggctatttgtctaatcgaacaacatatgttttgtttaatggtgttagaaGCACAAAGAGCAAAAACTTTGGACTGAGGACTCCACAAaaaggggtcctcagccccttatTAGTTAACGTTttaatgcataaacttattaaagatcttccatctAATAAAAAAGACACGGTCGTCTGTATTGCTGAtgttatatgtttacaggctgcctccgagaaTAGAATGTTAGTTCTGCTCAATACTTTTGCAACTAGAGCTGAGGAAGGTGGActgcttatctctgtacagaaaactagtCCCCTCCTtccgtgtggtattccaccacccaattatcatatagatgggtgtGCACTTGAGAGTTGCGAGTCattcagataccttggtgtcccccatTATCGACccggggtacctttcttctctcaagaggagattcTGGGAGAGATTAATGCCCTAGCAGGTCCTCGTTGGTTTATTTATacactctgtgattgactacaatgatctacatctcacactgtacacAGAAAAAGAGCTAAAATCTCTTGaatccttgcaaaatgaagctttgCGTTTCTTCCTTGGGGGGGTTCAAAATCCACGAGAATAGttcatatgagagcagagttaaaattacctgccataagtgagagaattgtgTCCATTAGCACAGTTTTAGGCGTGAAGGCATTAAGTAGATCTCGGCAACATATGAAATTTCCAGCTAAATTttttaatatgctacactcacctgaggtctaagaAGAGCAAAATCTGATTAAGCATTTTGGTTTTACAAGGTattcaactccatcaaaatattaaatatgtacccaactaaattaatgattaatcaaccaattaatccatgggataactgggatctattagttgattttgtaaatgcacccaagaaagatagcaTACacgctacattattaaaacagttaacactgaaaatcaTCACAGAGAGTACCCAGGTTAACGGCAAAGATGTGTACATCGTTGTATACAGCTATACAGACGGTTATGTAGAAGAAGGTAGAAGATGTACTGGAGGTGCATGCAATATATTTAAACAATCTTTTATCATTTGTTCAACAATGAAAGGGCgtgtcaatgattgggcaagtacaactcaaatcgaacttgcaggcatgtaccttgccactgaatttttaaaagacaaaggcagtggacttatatattgtgactcgcagagtgttgaacgcacatagtagtatcACCCGGAAAATTGTCAGTGATatacgaatgaatgttttagctgctaacgaAAACAGATTTTAAATTCAATTCCTTTGGATACcaacacatgttggcatctcaaggcatgacactgttgatatgcttgcaaagacagcctgaagGAAATCAGTTGTAGTAATTGATATTAGTATTGTATTAGCAGTGACAAattgaatacttaaacaaatatctaatgaaagtcTCACtggcctaacaaattcacaaaagcatgaaagttgtagcattaaacattACGATAAATATCGCGAGGAGACATGAGAATTAATAGACCAAGAACTCAGCAATGTAATGTTATAGTGATCAGAACAGGCCAGGGATattgacgtatctggcagctttctataaaccaaatgtcgaatacaccatgtgtcaactttgcgaAAGGGAAAACATGCACTCCCATGAACTATTTATGGTAGAATGTCCCGTAGTGACTGACTTTCGATCTCCTGTGATgagatatgctgaactctgtaaatactatatgaatactggaacacttgatgatatattggacatgTACCCAAGATTGCCTATGTaatacaatgtattgtacctatagaatatgtaatacatctgtcatacaatgtatgtacctataacctgagattgtaaaagcatcttaatcaccttcagtggaaaAGTGTTTAGtatcacactagtttctatagatgctatcttaccctgtcaaagtatgagagacataggtgtatgtatatatatgtgagtgggtatgtggaagctggtcagatttGCATTTCTCCTTTGTAAACACACAATAATGACGCAATGTAAAAAACACCTCGAACACTGTATATGTAgagcagacgtaaatctgtgaatTTATGTTTGTAGATTAACTCTAGAGTGttcaaagcactacaatcaccttctgtggctgATTGGTCACTGAATCAGTCAACTGAAATAaatcataaataaaataaattcataaataactgaaatatatgtttaacagatctctaacactctccataaaggacagaagaaaatgtatatatatttatgctgGTTATCATTGTAAATGTCTTGACACGTTTGTGGaagaataatattaataaaaataatctatataaataaaaatggaaatgttcgtttgttcaaaatcgcttatctccgaaaattctttaccgattgctttgaaattttcacacagcgttccattcgcatccgagcgggtttttatatacatattcaacccgttctcacacaagacagtacatatatgactagtgcttaaagtcaatatgtggaatgtgatttagtacatatgtgatatattcccagttaacttttttaccaaggctcaaactcttcctcacgtaccaatttacgtctcacagtactcgtccatcaacgtagatagctgaatagtcgtgattggttcaattataacgaaaattatagttttcaggtcccacatgggttgtgaaattcacctactattgtccatgctcttataatattacagatcagctacatcctattgaaggctcgtagttttgttttgagaaatattagttgttcttagtaaattataataagcacaataaattattacatagaataagtgcttcaccaatcaatattatatactatagtttgtgctttagaaatctttaaagaatgttttgtaggaacgctaacagaaaacgatgttatgttggaatgtatatagggtaaactactgcaaacaggatggtatggtgtggattattggaaactataggattagtatagggtccactaccacctgttaggtggggaaggggtccaataacacccgcaggatgagtatgggggtcacatccacccacaggaatggtatggggatcacttccacccacaggaagggtatgggatccaataccatccactggatgtgtattgcgtccactaccaccgacaggatgggtatgggctcacaaccacccacaggataggtatggggtccaataccacccacaggatgagtatggggtccactataacccacaggatgggtatggggctccaaccacccacagaataagtatggggtacaataacacccactggatatgtatggcatccattgcccccacaggatgactatagggtacagtatcgcccacaggattagtatatagggttcactgccgcccacagagtcggtatggagtccaccgccacccacagggtcggtatggggtccactaccgcccactgggtcgctatgaagtcaactaccgtccacagggtcggtaggggtccactaccgcccacagggtcggcagggggtccaatgccacccactgggtcggtagggggtccactgccgcccacaggatcgatagggggtccactgccgcccacagggtcgatatgggggggtccactaccgcccacaggatcgatagggggtccactgccgcccacagggtcggtagggggttcactgccgcccacacgttcggtaggggtccactgccgcccacagggtcggtagggggtccactgccgcccacaggatcgatagggggtccactgccgcccacagggtcgatagggggtcccttaccgcccacagggtctctatgaagtcaactaccgcccatagtgtttgtatagtgtccactatcgcccatagtgttattatggggtccactacccctcatagggtcggtatgggggtccattactacccacagggtgtgtctggggtctattttggcaatactgcttttccaatctcatttgttgttcaatgtaaaatatttgttgctcgacttgcaacaatttatatatatatatatatatagtatagtgcctttgcaataatgtaccaatgtgtgtattttcataactcgttttaaattgttgaaaaataaataactacattgtgaatgcaagtcaatgtttacatgctaaatcagagttgccagattccgcttaaaatagcaaattgtgcttattttcaaagcttgagaatttagctttaaagtagttaaaaaactacgaatttcgcaatttgctatgtactttagtgtactattttaaaataaggttggtttttaagctgcaagtcatatgaatctcaaaaaaagtatattattaacaatcttatctccatagttcactagtttctgtaaatcagatctggtaactgtaggccaagtactggtagactcaagacacaatgtgtgttgaagctattctctttgaagaagtcatctcgacaggatcttccagctccagctataaaacttcaccaaacatggatctacctagtacatcaaatggtaagaaattactaaactgtagtaaactgaatctgacactgtcatatatatatatatatatatatatgtatgtgtgtatgtatgtatgtatgtatgtatgtatgtatgtatgtatgtatgtatatatatatatatatatatatatatgttgtacctagtagccagaacgtcatactcggcttactatgcaaggcccgatttgcataataagccaagttttcctgacagtatattttctctaatttgttttctgatgaaatgataaagctacccatttcattatgtatgaggtcaattttttttattggagttaaaattaacgtagatatatggccgaacctaaccaaccctacctaacctaacctaacctatatttataggttaggttaggttaggtagccgaaaaagttaggttaggttagcttaggtaggttaggtagtcgaaaaacaattaattcataaaaacttggcttattaggcaaatcgggccttgcatagtaggctgagaagtgcgttcgggctactaggtacgacatatatatatatatatatatatatatatatatatatatatatatatatatatatatatatatatatatatatatatatatatatatatatatatatatatatatatatatatatatatatatgaggggtaccacctctggtgcaagtgtagggacccatagcctcggagaagaaaataaagagtactcagagaagaccttgtggatcctcactgaacactttcatattttcttctcctaccacccttattcttttggtatgtgtgtatatttatctaactttatttgaaaacgtcattacacaaaaaaagttacaatattgattatatatatatatatatatatatatatatatatatatatatatatatatatatatatatatgtcgtacctagtagccagaacgcacttctcagcctactatgcaaggcccgatttgcctaatgagccaagttttcctgaattaatatattttctctaatttttttcttatgaaatgataaagctacccacttcattatgtatgaggtcattttttttttattggagttaaaattaacgtagatatatgacagaacctaaccaaccctacctaacctaacctagcctatctttataggttaggttaggttaggtagccgaaaaagttaggttaggtaggttaggtcgtcgaaaaacaattagttcatgaaaacttggcgtattaggcaaatcgggccttgcatagtaggctgagaagtgcgttctggctattaggtacgacatatatatatatatatatatatatatatatatatatatatatatatatatatatatatatatatatatatatatatatatatatatataatttttttttcttccaataatatagtattcgcttgaaattaacagcctggtcaatcaggctgttggattcaactcctctcagttttgttatacgagttacagcatggttaatcacatccaaaattaaagttatttccagatgcagtcctaaaatttttaacattgctctcactagtgttaatgtagattatttcataatttaaataatatatttaattactgtagtacattttaacaacaatttaacttataatttttgcagcataggtcatttgaatataagtattttattagaaactatttccttcaggtcttcagggaaaattcttgaggagatgcacaaactgcaaacaatgtgtgcatgtccgaagcaatgtttgcaagttctgccagtgtgacttccgaaacagtagagaattaatgaagaaagaagaggaagcccgttttctacttaaaggcaagaaggctttagaacgaaatacagcaagccgggttctacgaaggattgaaaatcaggtattgaagtttgtctacatctgttgtattcatttgtattcttcttatgctgaacttgcttgataaggtatagaatcaacatgaataatgctgtacagtacttacatactatttgtttatttatttatatacaagatagcacactgggattatgagagtacatagaattgatgtttttacattattgtaaagccacttgcacacatagtgttttgggcaggtccttaatctaacagataattttaaataggcaatttaaagcttaaatggaaaaaattggctggtacattgtaagaaagtatcacaaagattactatgtacattaaagtaaaatttgagggttatcaacatataaattgtagcataatttgaggaatatttcaaggtataatatagtaagatatgcattcaatataacaatcatgatataaggtgatagcaatgattacaatggaaaagttgtatggtttaggcacatatattctggcattggatttcataagatacagtgcgagtttaatacactagttaggaaactatcaagaaaaaatttaggtactttttggttttattttttaaaatggcagaagttggccaagttttcctgaattaatatattttttctaatttttttcctatgaaatgataaagctacccaattcattacgtatgaggtcaattttttttattggagttaaaattaacgtagatatatgaccgaacctaaccaaccctacctaacctaacctaacctatctctatcggttaggttaggttaggtagcagaaaaagttaggttaggttaggttaggtaggttaggtagtcgaaaaaacattaattcatgaaaacttggcttattatgcaaattgggccatgcatagttggctgagaagtgcgttctggctattaggtacgacatatatatatatatatatatatatatatatatatatatatatgtatatatatatatatatatatatatatatatatatatatatatatatatatatatatatatatatatatatataatttcaattcaatcatctctgtcgttgatgtatatggcaaaaagtgtgtggcccaatacagcactatgtcttaacgtaatgggtccaagggcccataaggtctcgacagcattaagggtcctttagcaaaccagtgtgctggtgcccctatgacacccatgacgtctttgtatcatttcaagtttgtacatgtacttcttaagatatgggcaccatacaactgctgcatattctagcttttgtctaaaaaaatcatgaacaatttatttattatttatccatgaatgccagaactaaaccctgtggtactccactcgtgacatttctccagtccaatacattgcctctgattactgccctcatttttctatcagtttgaaattttttaatccatgttagaagcttacctgtcacccctccaatatgttccagtttccagaacaaactcttatgtggaattctattgaatgcctcttttaggtccagatagatgcagtcaacccaaccatatctttcctgtaaaatttctgcggctcgatcatagtaactgattaaatttgttacacaggatcttccatttcaaaattttttattttttatttttattttttattccagcacgcacaaggaagcttgatgcagataaacttacattaggatcagaaggtgatagcgataatgccctggaaaaaaatcctgacgagctacaagtgcagcaggtgcataaagtccaaaaagtaccgcaggtgcaagaaattcaacaattacaaaaagttccgcaggtggaacatttacaaaaagttctgccggtgcaacaagggctaccattagcaatccttcagaaacagcaagaagtacaagtagtaaaatttgaaccacagggaactacaccaggaaaacagtgtagtaacaacggaatgggaattttaaaatacctgaggaaacaggtaaaaaaggacaaacaatagaaatggttccttacacattatttggtagtttataggtattttacttataatactttatattatgtctacagtttataatttagtttacagttaatttacttttcaacttccatatcttacatgaaggatttttactgtttttcatttttaaaaccttattagtatcatttatagtttagtgtcaattcacttataatacaatatatggaataatttactaaattcatttaactataataaatttaaataaacatttttaccccaggatgagtttcagtcaccctacccaaaaaattaatgtttctttattactaatcttgtgagaggtagcttattgtgcagcccatactcattctgtgagtgttagtttattgtgcaccccatagtcatcatgtcacccaagcctgctgcagctgcacctgaggggtggtgtagggaaccattagtgtactattatgatttgagagagagaatgctctgtggacagagcatcaatatggcttaaggcattgagctttgcctcaagatgaagcttgggctgatctctgatttgcttcttgggagtcttcatttacgtgcaccccatactcaaccactttgtagtaattaattgtgcaacccatactcatcctgttaccagtagtttgtgcaacccatacttatcctgtgatccctatccctctacttcaagtccctcaaggggcgcacgaattcagtttggcatactgcatcctgccttcccatccctagctactgacccatcacaatattttattttattttatttatatatatacaagtaggtacattggggttgtgagaatacattgaatagtacagtatttacaatcttgtaaagccactagtatgcgcagcgtttcaggcaggtccttaatctaacagataattttaagtaggtaatttctatcagaat comes from the Procambarus clarkii isolate CNS0578487 chromosome 25, FALCON_Pclarkii_2.0, whole genome shotgun sequence genome and includes:
- the LOC138368411 gene encoding uncharacterized protein codes for the protein MCVEAILFEEVISTGSSSSSYKTSPNMDLPSTSNGLQGKFLRRCTNCKQCVHVRSNVCKFCQCDFRNSRELMKKEEEARFLLKGKKALERNTASRVLRRIENQHAQGSLMQINLH